A region from the Stygiolobus caldivivus genome encodes:
- the mce gene encoding methylmalonyl-CoA epimerase, giving the protein METQNIDHIGVVVENIDKAIEFYTTKLGMKLVHREDLQDRGIKVAFLTGTHGETAVELLEPINHEDMNNTVAKFLKSRGPGLHHLAVKVENIEKSLKDLESNGLQLVDKAPRPGARGHLVAFVHPKSVMGVLLELVQPRE; this is encoded by the coding sequence ATGGAGACACAAAATATTGATCATATAGGTGTTGTGGTAGAAAATATAGATAAAGCTATAGAATTTTATACGACTAAACTTGGCATGAAATTAGTCCACAGGGAAGACCTGCAAGACAGAGGTATTAAGGTAGCTTTCCTGACCGGGACTCACGGAGAGACTGCAGTTGAGCTCTTAGAGCCAATAAACCATGAGGACATGAATAACACCGTAGCTAAATTTCTAAAGAGCAGGGGACCGGGATTGCACCACCTAGCGGTAAAAGTTGAAAATATTGAAAAAAGTCTTAAAGACCTAGAATCAAATGGCCTTCAGCTCGTCGACAAAGCTCCGAGACCGGGGGCAAGAGGGCATTTAGTCGCTTTCGTGCACCCCAAAAGCGTAATGGGGGTGCTTTTAGAACTAGTACAGCCGAGAGAATAG
- a CDS encoding acyl-CoA mutase large subunit family protein produces the protein MDTDEKIKESLQKWEEKVLNPWLSKRPERKKSFMTPSGIEVNRLYTPLDLKGSYSEKIGFPGEYPFTRGIYPTMYRGRLWTIRQYAGFGSAEDTNARFRKLLQAGQTGLSMAFDLPTQLGLDPDHVLAFTEVGVVGVSMFHWKEMDLVMSGIPMDKVTTSMTINATAIELLSMYVATAESRGVNRNVLDGTVQNDILKEYIARKNFIYPPEPSMRYAIDLIEYSAKNIPKWYPISISGYHIREAGADAVLEVAFTLADGIEYVRKTAERGIPVDDFASKLSFFFAGYTNIFEEVAKFRAARRMWAKIMKDWFNAKKPDSMMLRFHTQTGGAELTAQQPEINIIRTTLQALAAVLGGTQSLHVNSYDEALALPSEKAAKIAIRVQQIIAYESGAAESIDPLAGSYYIEWLTDEIEERAWKIIDQIEKMGGMMKAIERGYPQAEIANSAYRIQKMIETGDMVKVGVNMFYEPDWIGTTEVFRVNPQIRDRIMERLKKYRTERDEIKWRDSLNELRKAAEKERENLFPYILTAIKSGATVGEISSTLREVWGEYKEPAIF, from the coding sequence ATGGACACAGATGAAAAAATAAAAGAAAGCTTACAGAAATGGGAAGAAAAAGTGCTAAACCCTTGGCTGTCGAAGAGACCTGAGAGGAAGAAGAGCTTTATGACTCCCTCGGGTATTGAGGTAAATAGGCTTTATACACCTTTAGACCTTAAGGGAAGCTATAGTGAAAAAATAGGTTTCCCCGGGGAGTACCCCTTCACCAGGGGAATTTACCCTACAATGTATAGGGGCAGACTATGGACAATAAGGCAATACGCGGGCTTCGGGTCTGCTGAAGATACTAATGCGAGGTTTAGGAAGCTCTTACAGGCAGGTCAGACCGGGTTAAGTATGGCGTTTGACTTACCGACACAATTAGGTCTAGACCCAGACCACGTACTAGCATTTACTGAAGTAGGAGTAGTAGGGGTATCGATGTTCCATTGGAAAGAAATGGACCTCGTTATGTCAGGGATACCAATGGATAAAGTGACTACGTCGATGACCATTAACGCTACTGCGATAGAACTGTTATCTATGTATGTCGCGACAGCTGAATCGAGAGGTGTAAATAGGAATGTCCTAGACGGTACTGTACAGAACGACATTTTGAAAGAATATATTGCAAGAAAGAACTTTATTTATCCGCCAGAACCTTCAATGAGATATGCCATTGACCTAATAGAATATTCAGCTAAAAATATTCCTAAGTGGTACCCAATAAGTATAAGTGGGTACCACATAAGAGAGGCAGGTGCTGATGCTGTACTCGAAGTAGCCTTTACACTAGCTGACGGTATAGAATATGTCAGAAAAACGGCTGAAAGGGGGATCCCAGTAGACGATTTCGCGTCAAAGCTTTCCTTCTTCTTCGCCGGTTATACTAATATTTTCGAAGAGGTAGCCAAGTTTAGGGCTGCAAGGAGGATGTGGGCTAAGATAATGAAAGACTGGTTTAACGCTAAAAAACCGGACTCCATGATGTTAAGGTTTCACACGCAGACTGGCGGTGCGGAACTTACAGCTCAACAGCCAGAGATCAACATTATAAGGACTACGTTACAAGCCCTTGCAGCAGTGTTGGGCGGGACGCAGAGTTTACACGTCAACTCTTATGACGAGGCATTAGCCTTACCTAGTGAGAAAGCAGCTAAGATCGCAATTAGAGTCCAACAGATAATAGCATATGAGAGCGGAGCCGCTGAGTCTATTGACCCATTAGCGGGGTCTTATTACATCGAATGGCTCACAGATGAAATAGAAGAGAGGGCATGGAAAATAATTGATCAAATAGAAAAAATGGGCGGGATGATGAAGGCAATTGAAAGGGGCTATCCTCAGGCCGAAATAGCCAACAGTGCTTATAGAATCCAGAAAATGATAGAGACGGGAGACATGGTAAAAGTTGGTGTTAACATGTTCTATGAGCCCGATTGGATAGGTACAACAGAAGTATTTAGGGTCAACCCTCAAATTAGGGACAGAATTATGGAGAGGCTTAAGAAGTATAGGACCGAAAGGGACGAGATTAAATGGAGGGACTCCCTTAACGAACTGAGGAAAGCAGCAGAGAAAGAGAGGGAAAACTTATTCCCGTATATACTTACTGCAATAAAGAGCGGAGCTACAGTAGGGGAGATAAGCTCTACCCTTAGAGAAGTGTGGGGAGAATACAAGGAACCGGCTATATTCTAA
- a CDS encoding phosphoribosyltransferase: MVEYYIPKWEEIEEGILNMTERMLSEDFIPDVIVAILTGGVIPAKLMSDVLGIKNMRYIDVKFYKGVGNRESKPIVRAVYVDNIENKKVLVIDDVSDTGETLDFVGNVIAMFNPSLVRTATIFVKPWSRKYPDYYYKVVDKWIIFPWDKWEVVRENTEAPVDKKERFLEILKRLRKTG; encoded by the coding sequence TATTACATTCCTAAGTGGGAGGAAATAGAAGAAGGAATACTAAATATGACAGAAAGAATGTTAAGTGAGGACTTTATCCCTGATGTCATTGTAGCTATACTCACCGGGGGTGTAATCCCAGCAAAACTGATGTCTGATGTATTAGGGATAAAGAACATGAGGTACATAGATGTCAAGTTTTATAAGGGAGTAGGAAATAGGGAAAGTAAACCTATAGTTAGGGCCGTATATGTAGATAACATAGAAAATAAAAAAGTCTTAGTGATAGACGATGTATCAGATACCGGAGAGACTTTAGATTTTGTAGGAAATGTAATAGCGATGTTTAACCCCTCCTTGGTAAGGACAGCTACAATATTTGTAAAACCGTGGTCTAGAAAATATCCTGATTATTATTATAAAGTAGTCGATAAATGGATTATCTTTCCGTGGGACAAATGGGAAGTGGTAAGAGAAAATACTGAAGCACCAGTAGATAAAAAGGAAAGGTTCTTAGAGATCTTGAAGAGATTAAGAAAGACCGGTTAG